A region from the Chitinophaga sp. Cy-1792 genome encodes:
- a CDS encoding LLM class flavin-dependent oxidoreductase, which produces MEIGIDSFAATKSQSGAHDAAADMKEMDNLLARITRADQAGLHVFGIGEHHRKEFLDSAPTMILAAAAAQTKNIRLTSAVTVLSAADPVRVFQSFATLDILSHGRAEMVVGRGSFVEAYPLFGYSLHDYDELFIEKLDLLLTIRESEQVRWKGKFRAPLQDVAIYPRPVQEPLPIWLGVGGTPQSFARAGTLGLPLMVAIIGGETHRFRPLIDLYREAGRKAGHAPETLKVGLHSLGYIAETSQQARDEFFPGYAETFTKIGQERGWGPVTRAQFDAQTGPFGALLVGSPAEVAEKILRHAEALGGISRLTFQMDNAKLSQEKLLHSIDLIGKSVIPAVNSHH; this is translated from the coding sequence ATGGAAATTGGAATAGACAGCTTCGCTGCCACTAAATCACAGAGCGGCGCACACGATGCCGCGGCAGACATGAAAGAAATGGACAACCTGCTGGCCAGGATCACCCGGGCTGATCAGGCAGGATTGCATGTATTCGGGATCGGGGAACATCACCGCAAGGAATTCCTCGATTCGGCGCCTACTATGATCCTGGCAGCGGCTGCTGCACAGACAAAAAACATCAGGCTCACCAGTGCTGTAACCGTACTGAGCGCCGCCGACCCGGTAAGGGTATTCCAAAGCTTTGCTACGCTGGATATCCTCTCACATGGCCGTGCTGAAATGGTGGTAGGCCGCGGCTCCTTCGTAGAAGCATACCCGCTGTTCGGGTACAGTCTGCACGACTATGATGAATTATTTATAGAGAAACTTGATTTACTCCTGACTATCCGCGAAAGTGAGCAAGTGCGCTGGAAAGGTAAATTCAGGGCACCTTTGCAGGATGTCGCCATCTATCCCCGCCCGGTACAGGAGCCTTTGCCTATATGGCTGGGAGTAGGCGGAACGCCGCAATCCTTTGCCAGGGCAGGTACCCTGGGGCTCCCCCTGATGGTAGCCATCATTGGCGGGGAAACGCATCGTTTCCGCCCGCTGATAGACCTCTATCGGGAAGCAGGCCGCAAGGCAGGTCATGCCCCTGAAACCCTGAAGGTAGGCCTCCATTCGCTGGGGTATATCGCCGAAACTTCCCAGCAGGCCAGGGATGAGTTCTTCCCCGGCTACGCAGAAACATTTACTAAAATAGGTCAGGAAAGAGGTTGGGGGCCGGTTACCCGCGCCCAGTTTGATGCGCAGACAGGACCTTTCGGCGCCCTCCTGGTAGGGAGTCCGGCTGAAGTAGCAGAGAAAATCCTGCGGCATGCAGAAGCGCTGGGCGGCATTTCCCGCCTTACCTTCCAGATGGACAATGCTAAGCTATCCCAGGAAAAACTGCTGCATTCCATCGACCTGATCGGCAAAAGCGTGATCCCGGCAGTTAATAGCCACCACTAA